A portion of the Aedes aegypti strain LVP_AGWG unplaced genomic scaffold, AaegL5.0 Primary Assembly AGWG_AaegL5_hic_scaff_2111_PBJ_arrow, whole genome shotgun sequence genome contains these proteins:
- the LOC110680935 gene encoding LOW QUALITY PROTEIN: F-box/LRR-repeat protein 20-like (The sequence of the model RefSeq protein was modified relative to this genomic sequence to represent the inferred CDS: inserted 1 base in 1 codon), with protein sequence MAMLLRFNNPGITALAQAKTTLQHLDFSKSVRFTDSCLHKICHHLPNLVSLKVRRCRALTDLGITEIVRLEKLQVLDISECESVTGQGIIKGIASKLNPMLLELYVSALNLCESSVTKIAQCFPSLRVLDLSYCFHSVSDLCLQMIFKNLIWLRHLNLDCCDKISDSAMTGVGMLQKVQDFEINKTTVVQPVTPSSSASDEIDQMPPICNRPPTGNISEEPFRISLRSKAEQEIVNDALRKRAMMEXMSQNEFHKDDASTGYSIDRLKGLRVLRLSQCNKLSDISLMYAFKLTELKEISLAKCQQISGVGIKSLVQNCPSLEVVDLSECHNVNDKAIEMIAIHLRRLQTLSLERCFQLSDFSLDYIAIHCKALRTLDVRGCRNMCAEPNLRLVNVPTLRTVHASKPGPYMGEPGYFVKKPPPPPMPKRI encoded by the exons ATGGCGATGCTCTTGAGGT TTAACAATCCTGGTATAACGGCCCTAGCTCAGGCTAAAACTACGCTTCAACATCTGGATTTTTCGAAATCAGTACGGTTTACAGACTCTTGTTTGCATAAAATTTGTCATCATTTGCCGAACCTAGTTTCACTGAAAGTTCGGCGCTGTCGGGCCTTGACGGATCTTGGAATAACAGAAATAGTACGATTGGAAAAACTTCAAGTGTTGGACATTTCTGAATGTGAATCTGTAACGGGACAAGGTATTATTAAAGGTATCGCTTCCAAGTTGAATCCCATGTTACTCGAACTTTATGTCAGCGCACTAAATCTATGCGAGAGCTCGGTAACAAAAATTGCACAATGCTTTCCTTCGTTACGAGTGCTTGATCTGAGTTACTGCTTTCATTCAGTGTCAGATCTTTGCTTGCAAatgatattcaaaaatttaatatgGTTGAGACATCTGAACCTAGATTGCTGTGATAAG ATATCAGATAGTGCTATGACTGGTGTAGGAAtgttgcaaaaagttcaagATTTCGAAATAAACAAGACAACGGTAGTCCAACCTGTAACACCTAGTAGTTCTGCTAGTGACGAAATTGATCAGATGCCACCGATTTGTAATCGGCCACCAACAGGCAATATATCAGAAGAGCCTTTTAGAATTTCTCTTCGTAGTAAGGCAGAGCAAGAGATCGTTAATGATGCGTTGCGGAAAAGAGCTATGATGG ATATGTCACAAAACGAATTCCACAAAGATGATGCTAGTACTGGATACTCTATCGATCGTCTTAAAGGATTGCGAGTGCTACGGCTATCTCAGTGCAATAAGTTATCAGATATTTCTTTGATGTATGCTTTCAAGTTAACGGAATTGAAAGAAATAAGCTTGGCAAAATGTCAGCAAATATCTGGGGTGGGCATAAAATCATTAGTGCAAAACTGTCCATCCCTTGAAGTTGTGGACTTAAGCGAATGTCATAACGTAAATGATAAAGCAATTGAAATGATCGCCATTCATTTAAGACGCCTGCAGACTTTGTCTCTTGAACGATGTTTCCAACTTTCAGATTTCAG TTTGGACTATATTGCGATTCATTGTAAAGCACTGCGGACACTGGATGTAAGAGGCTGTCGCAATATGTGCGCTGAACCAAATCTACGGCTAGTCAATGTGCCCACTCTTCGGACTGTTCACGCCAGCAAACCCGGTCCTTATATGGGTGAACCAGGTTATTTTGTGAAGAAACCACCCCCACCTCCGATGCCAAAAcgtatttaa